CATGGACCGCTTCATTTTCTTTGCCTTTTCTCTGTCTGCTCATCATCTTCTGCCTCCTTTCTGTTTTCTCTCACGAAACAGCATGTTAATGATCAGGATCAATACCAGACCTCCCAGGATCTGAATCGCACCGATCGCATTTGCACGTGCGTACTGTGCTCTTGGACTGACAACTGCCAGTTCACGAATCAGGAAGCTGATACTCTTTGTTCCTGCTGCTCCGTTCGTCAGGAAATAAACTTCATTATACAACAGGAATCCTGCGGATACGGAGAGAATACTGATTGTCTTTATTGTATCTTTAATCAATGGAAGAACGATACAACGATCCAGTGTCCATCCTTTGGCTCCATCCAAAAGTGCCGCCTCACGAACCTCTTCCGGTATTGCAGAAATCTGTCCCAGAACCATGATCATGTTTGTTCCTGCAAAGAAGATGTATGCGCAGGTCAAAGCGATCATATTTACCTTTGGTATAAACAGTACGTTGTCCTGGAAATTCGGCACAAAAACACGGATAATTTCATTGATAATACCATACTTCGGATTGTACAGCTGTAAGAAGATCAATCCCATTGCTGCCGAAGAAATAATATTCGGTATCACGTAAATATTTCTTGTCAGCTTCCATCCTCTGCATTTCTTGGAGATTACCAGCGCCACTCCTGTCGCGATCGGAACCTGGATTACAAGTCCGCACAATGCCCAGATACAGGAATTTCTAAGTCCTTCCCAGAAATACGGATATTTCTCAAAAATATATTTATAGTTGTCAAACAGATGTCCAAAGGAATACATCTGCATATCATTCAAATTCGTGTAGTCCCATTTTGCAAAGGAACTGATGACCACCGTTGCGATCGGATATAAATAAAACACACAAAAGCAGACCAGAGTCGGTAAAAGAAAGAAGAGAATAAACGCATTCTTTCTCAACTTTTGTTTTTTTCCGGTTATTTCCATTTTGCTACCTCCTACTCTGGAAAATTTCATAGAGAAGGAAGCTGCTCCTTAAATACCTCCTGCAAAGAGCAGCTTCCATGATTTACAATTAACCGATCAGACCGATCAGTTCACTCTTTAATTCTTCAAATTTTGCATTTACATCAGTTCCGGAAACGGTAGATTCGATCAGTTTGTTACCGATCGCATTTGCAATATCTGTTCCCCATGTAGAATCGATTGTTGCAATCACATATTCTGCATCATTTGCCTGAGAACATGCCTCTGCAAGAAGTTTTGTTTTCTCGTCAGATCCTTCTGCCAGTGCATTCAGATCCAGTGTTGTTGTACATGGGTTTGCACCTACTTCTTTGAAGATCTTTGTCTGTACTTCATCACTTGTCATATATTTTACAAATTCCAGTGCCAGTTCTTTTTCTGCATCACTCATATCATTTGCTGCTGTGATTCCGCCGCTTGCAGAAGATAAGGAAACGCTTCCCGGGAAGATTGCCGGTTTAAAGTTTGTAGTATCTTCAAATCCGCCTGCTGCCCATACTCCGTTGAAGAACACTGCAGACTGTCCTTTGTTGAAGTCTGCTGCCCAGTCGTTTGCACCGTCATCGGCATTGCTGCTGGCATTGGAAGATCCGTTTTTCTGATCCATATTTGCCACCTGTTTGAATGCTTCTTCAAACTCTTTGGATTCGATTGCTTCTTCTGTCAGAGGCTCTCCTACGATTTTTCTTCCATTTTCGGACATACCGAGGATTGCGTTAAAGCATCTTGTAGATCCCTGACCGGCACCATATGCATACACATCTCCGCCTGCGGAACGTACTTTTTCCATTGCTCCTTCAAAATCGCTCCAGTTCTTCCATGTATCCGGTGTTGTTGCTCCTGCGTCTTTTAACACCTTGTCATTGTACCAGTATCCCAGTGTCAGAAGCTGATCGTGAACCGTATAAATCTTTCCATCCACGTCGTTCTGTGTATAGTTGATTCCAACGTTGTCTTTGATCCCTTCTTCATCTATGTATGGTTTCATGTCAAGGAGCAAATCCTGACTGATCGCTGCCAGTGATACAGACCGTCCTGCCAGATCCACCATATCCGGATAGCTTCCGCCTGCCACTTTATTTTCTACCACACTGTCGATATCCTCTGTCGGAATTGCTTTAAATTCCACTTCTCCATCTGCATGCTCTTTTGCAAACTCGTCATAGATATCGCGCATAACCTGTGCAGGTGCCCATTCGCTTGCATCCTGATAATATCCATGATAAAACTCCAATACCTTGTCATCAGATGCTTCTGTTTTCTTTTTGCCGTCATCTGTTTTCTCAGAGTCACCGGATTTCCCACATCCGGAAACGACTACTGTTGCCGCCATAGTTGTAGCCAAAATCAGGCTGATGATTCTTTTCTTTTTCATTACTAAATCCTCCTTCGATTTCCTGTTGAATTTAGAATATCATGATCATCAGCCTGACTCTATGGATAGAATTGACACTTTCTTGCATTATTTCTGGTTTTTCCGTGTCAATTTCCTGTTTTTTGTAATATATTTATGATTCTGCCGTTTTCTTGTAATTTATTTACCTCTGTTTTGTCATATTTATGAAAAGCGCCATACCATTTTCATGATATGACGCTGCAACTATTGATATAAATTTGTACAAA
This window of the Mediterraneibacter gnavus ATCC 29149 genome carries:
- a CDS encoding carbohydrate ABC transporter permease; this encodes MEITGKKQKLRKNAFILFFLLPTLVCFCVFYLYPIATVVISSFAKWDYTNLNDMQMYSFGHLFDNYKYIFEKYPYFWEGLRNSCIWALCGLVIQVPIATGVALVISKKCRGWKLTRNIYVIPNIISSAAMGLIFLQLYNPKYGIINEIIRVFVPNFQDNVLFIPKVNMIALTCAYIFFAGTNMIMVLGQISAIPEEVREAALLDGAKGWTLDRCIVLPLIKDTIKTISILSVSAGFLLYNEVYFLTNGAAGTKSISFLIRELAVVSPRAQYARANAIGAIQILGGLVLILIINMLFRERKQKGGRR
- a CDS encoding ABC transporter substrate-binding protein, yielding MKKKRIISLILATTMAATVVVSGCGKSGDSEKTDDGKKKTEASDDKVLEFYHGYYQDASEWAPAQVMRDIYDEFAKEHADGEVEFKAIPTEDIDSVVENKVAGGSYPDMVDLAGRSVSLAAISQDLLLDMKPYIDEEGIKDNVGINYTQNDVDGKIYTVHDQLLTLGYWYNDKVLKDAGATTPDTWKNWSDFEGAMEKVRSAGGDVYAYGAGQGSTRCFNAILGMSENGRKIVGEPLTEEAIESKEFEEAFKQVANMDQKNGSSNASSNADDGANDWAADFNKGQSAVFFNGVWAAGGFEDTTNFKPAIFPGSVSLSSASGGITAANDMSDAEKELALEFVKYMTSDEVQTKIFKEVGANPCTTTLDLNALAEGSDEKTKLLAEACSQANDAEYVIATIDSTWGTDIANAIGNKLIESTVSGTDVNAKFEELKSELIGLIG